In the Arthrobacter sp. 31Y genome, one interval contains:
- a CDS encoding MFS transporter yields the protein MSVATNSTKELLDTPVLKSAISKASRRLMPMLVILYVVAFLDRTNVGFAEAALEVDKGITAGAYALGAGIFFIGYALFEIPSNLLLTKFGAKVWLARIAITWGIVSACFAFVQGETSFIILRFLLGVTEAGLFPGVIMFLAAWFPNKVRVKMFAIFYLAQPFSQMMGAPLSGWLINIGDQVPGVAGWQVMFFVEGMLAVLAGVAAYFFLINSPQDAKFLTKEEKRALSDVMALEDTVKEETGPRGVLASMRNGRVWYFTAIYFCLQVAVYGVTFYLPQQVAQLTGQKVGIAVGLLAAIPWFFGIFACYFIGKAANTVARRRRWGTALFISTGLCIFGSAWAGANQMPALGIIFITLAVCSFLSTGPICWSYPTAFLTGTAAAAGIGLINSLGNLGGFVAPILRTTVNQVTASDTGTMGVYALGVLPFVAALLMFGTKRFSNKADELLEK from the coding sequence ATGTCTGTTGCCACCAATTCCACGAAGGAGTTGCTGGATACGCCGGTCTTGAAATCGGCGATTTCCAAAGCGTCGCGGCGGCTTATGCCAATGCTCGTCATCCTGTACGTGGTGGCCTTCCTGGACCGCACCAACGTTGGCTTCGCTGAAGCTGCGCTGGAAGTGGACAAGGGAATCACCGCCGGAGCCTACGCCTTGGGCGCTGGTATCTTCTTCATCGGCTACGCCCTGTTCGAGATCCCCAGCAACTTGCTGCTGACCAAATTCGGTGCCAAGGTATGGCTCGCCCGCATCGCCATCACTTGGGGCATCGTGTCGGCATGCTTCGCGTTCGTGCAGGGTGAGACATCCTTCATCATCCTGCGGTTCCTGCTGGGTGTGACCGAAGCCGGCCTGTTCCCCGGCGTCATCATGTTCCTGGCGGCGTGGTTCCCCAACAAGGTCCGTGTGAAGATGTTCGCCATCTTCTACCTGGCCCAGCCGTTCTCCCAGATGATGGGTGCACCGCTGTCCGGCTGGCTCATCAACATCGGGGACCAGGTTCCGGGCGTTGCCGGCTGGCAGGTCATGTTCTTCGTTGAGGGCATGCTGGCCGTACTGGCCGGCGTTGCCGCCTACTTCTTCCTCATCAACAGCCCCCAGGATGCCAAGTTCCTGACCAAGGAGGAGAAGCGGGCACTCTCTGATGTCATGGCGCTCGAAGACACAGTCAAGGAAGAAACCGGACCACGTGGTGTCCTGGCGTCCATGCGTAACGGCCGCGTTTGGTACTTCACCGCCATCTACTTCTGCCTGCAAGTAGCGGTCTACGGCGTAACCTTCTACCTTCCGCAGCAGGTGGCGCAGCTGACCGGCCAGAAGGTGGGGATCGCCGTCGGACTTCTCGCGGCCATTCCGTGGTTCTTCGGCATCTTCGCCTGCTACTTCATCGGCAAGGCCGCCAACACGGTGGCGCGTCGTCGCCGCTGGGGCACGGCCCTGTTCATCTCCACGGGCCTGTGCATCTTCGGTTCCGCCTGGGCCGGTGCCAACCAGATGCCCGCCCTGGGCATCATCTTCATTACCCTCGCGGTGTGCAGCTTCCTCTCGACAGGCCCCATTTGCTGGTCATATCCGACGGCGTTCCTCACCGGAACTGCCGCAGCTGCGGGCATCGGGCTGATCAACTCGCTGGGTAACCTGGGTGGCTTCGTCGCCCCGATCCTGCGCACCACGGTCAACCAGGTCACCGCCTCGGACACCGGCACCATGGGCGTTTATGCGCTGGGTGTCCTGCCGTTCGTCGCGGCGCTGTTGATGTTCGGTACGAAGCGCTTCAGCAACAAAGCCGACGAATTGTTGGAGAAGTAA
- a CDS encoding triose-phosphate isomerase family protein, which yields MTLPVALTGPHTVLDTTFVGVSTKMYMGYAQSLAWLEQLVAEVDARPALAAGRVVPFVIPSFPVLPEAVRLMADTPLVLGAQNCGWSDGPWTGEVSPSMLAELGVGLVEIGHAERRRYFAEDEAMIALKVSAAVDAGLTPLLCVGESEILDHAGGPAAAADAVYGQIKAAVSRDWSLASTLIIAYEPVWAIGAPEPASAEYVSKVVAALRSALAQHGLAGIPIIYGGSAKPGLLPQLDGVSGLFLGRFAHDAANFGRVLDEALALPN from the coding sequence GTGACGCTGCCAGTTGCTCTGACAGGCCCTCATACTGTGCTGGACACTACGTTTGTAGGCGTCAGCACCAAGATGTACATGGGCTACGCGCAGTCCCTGGCATGGTTGGAGCAGCTGGTAGCTGAAGTGGACGCCCGTCCGGCCCTAGCGGCCGGGCGGGTGGTCCCGTTTGTGATCCCGTCGTTTCCGGTGCTGCCCGAGGCCGTGCGCTTGATGGCGGATACGCCGCTGGTTCTTGGCGCCCAGAACTGTGGATGGTCCGATGGTCCGTGGACGGGGGAAGTTTCTCCGTCGATGCTTGCTGAGCTTGGGGTTGGCCTGGTGGAGATCGGCCACGCTGAACGTCGGCGGTACTTCGCCGAAGATGAGGCGATGATCGCGCTCAAGGTCAGCGCCGCCGTCGACGCAGGGCTGACGCCACTGCTGTGCGTGGGGGAGTCAGAGATCCTGGACCACGCGGGAGGCCCGGCGGCAGCGGCGGACGCAGTGTACGGGCAGATCAAGGCAGCAGTGTCCCGCGACTGGTCCCTTGCCTCCACCTTGATCATTGCTTATGAGCCGGTGTGGGCGATCGGGGCTCCGGAGCCCGCCTCGGCGGAATATGTTTCGAAGGTGGTGGCTGCCCTGCGTTCGGCGCTGGCCCAGCACGGCCTTGCAGGGATTCCAATCATTTATGGCGGCTCGGCTAAACCAGGACTGCTGCCGCAGCTGGACGGAGTGTCCGGGCTCTTCCTCGGTCGCTTTGCCCACGACGCCGCCAACTTCGGCAGGGTCCTGGACGAAGCCCTCGCCCTCCCCAACTGA
- a CDS encoding TM0106 family RecB-like putative nuclease, translating into MFLLEPGVAGAPQDLVFSASDLVIAATCEYQLLRKLDEKLGRTPKPDFATDAMLERTAKLGDDHEHRVLDEFVAEFGLWDPASGKGVYDVVPATAMDRATLSAKHAESIDALRSGADVVFQAAFFDGQFHGRSDFLVKRPGGQYAVFDTKLARHAKVTALLQLAAYGDQLIQAGITPDPTVTLVLGNRVHSDHPLAQILPVFKERRERFLGMTQAHRAGTGPVAWGDSRYSACGRCDYCAEQVQLHRDLLMVAGMRISRRKKLIESDVTTIDALAALPEAGDPTLLRLREQARLQTGAGTPDGTVTYTDKSGEAKAISYNVLRDNTLGRLPVPDPGDIFFDFEGDPLWQDPVTEKWGLEYLFGVIENPVEPGAQAIFRPFWAHSRAEEGKAFVDFLEYVAERRNKYPGMHIYHYAAYEKTALRNLSLTHVVGEAAVDDLLRQGVLVDLYDTVRHSIRISENSYSIKKLEPLYMGQHLRSGDVTDAGASVVAYADYCTARDNGNTGEASVILEGIRDYNEYDCLSTLELRNWLLARAAERSIQPGGEAEHAPATDTEPEKYQAAPEESALFDYLADLSEEEKSTSDSRALGIVAAGVGYHRREDKQHWWGHFDRLEKPTSQWPDERDLFIVNHAELLQDWAKPTPRSNPVRIVKLFGRSGDGAGLEPGKKYFRMYGSPLPESLQGKESTVLGRAGWNSTLVTATGDEDDFETVTIAEGLRKDSTAFSQWPMALTPDPPIATNGQRAALAALATKLKGALPEWPQDPALDLVRRKPPKLRSLAALPPVEPGPDGYIDAITAAITDLDHSYLAVQGPPGSGKTHVGAHVLARLGAAGWKVGVVAQSHAVVENMLCAAVHKAGVDPRRVAKEVKHDDPVPWTQCGKGDVEELLSKPGGALIGGTAWTMVGSSVPAGSLDLLVIDEAGQFSLANTMAVSRATKRLLLLGDPQQLPQVTQGKHPEPVDESALGWLSDGYNTLPPELGYFLALSWRMHPELCSAVSELSYDNRLESASAAKERHLEGAAPGISCVYVPHTGNSTTSSEEAAEVVRQVQAHLGLTWIDPSKSAASQSAETQSAEKQPAEGRPLEETDILVVAAYNAQVQLIKHHLRDAGLSKVRVGTVDKFQGQEAPVVIVSMAASAAGEVPRGMEFLLSRNRINVAVSRGQWRAVVVRSPELTNYLPTHPEGLENLGGFVALCQRSSEPN; encoded by the coding sequence GTGTTCCTTCTTGAGCCCGGGGTGGCGGGCGCACCTCAGGATCTGGTGTTCTCGGCCAGCGACCTCGTTATTGCTGCCACTTGCGAGTACCAGTTGCTCAGGAAACTTGACGAAAAACTCGGCCGCACGCCCAAGCCTGACTTCGCAACAGATGCCATGTTGGAGCGCACCGCCAAACTGGGAGACGATCACGAGCATCGGGTCCTTGACGAGTTTGTGGCTGAGTTCGGGCTCTGGGATCCGGCTTCCGGGAAAGGCGTTTACGACGTCGTCCCCGCCACCGCGATGGACCGCGCCACTCTTTCGGCCAAGCATGCGGAATCCATCGACGCCTTGCGTTCCGGGGCGGACGTCGTCTTCCAAGCAGCCTTCTTCGATGGTCAATTCCATGGCCGCTCAGATTTCCTGGTGAAACGCCCCGGCGGTCAGTACGCGGTCTTCGATACCAAGCTCGCACGGCATGCCAAGGTCACCGCCCTGCTGCAATTGGCGGCCTATGGAGACCAACTCATCCAGGCAGGGATCACACCGGACCCTACCGTCACCCTGGTGTTGGGCAACCGTGTCCACAGCGACCACCCGCTCGCCCAGATCCTCCCGGTCTTCAAAGAACGCCGCGAACGCTTCCTTGGCATGACCCAGGCGCATCGTGCAGGGACCGGGCCGGTGGCGTGGGGTGACTCGCGGTATTCCGCGTGCGGCCGCTGTGATTACTGCGCTGAGCAAGTCCAACTGCACCGGGACCTCCTCATGGTGGCGGGGATGCGGATCAGCCGTCGCAAGAAGTTGATCGAGTCCGATGTCACCACCATTGACGCTCTCGCAGCCCTTCCGGAAGCGGGTGATCCCACGTTGCTGCGGCTCCGGGAGCAGGCACGGCTACAGACCGGAGCAGGCACGCCGGATGGCACGGTCACATACACGGACAAGTCCGGAGAAGCCAAAGCCATCAGCTACAACGTTCTGCGGGACAACACCTTGGGCAGGCTGCCGGTTCCTGACCCAGGCGACATCTTCTTCGACTTTGAGGGCGATCCCCTCTGGCAGGACCCCGTCACGGAAAAGTGGGGACTGGAGTACCTGTTCGGGGTCATTGAGAACCCTGTCGAACCCGGCGCCCAAGCCATTTTCCGGCCATTTTGGGCGCACTCACGGGCTGAAGAGGGCAAGGCGTTTGTCGACTTCCTCGAATACGTGGCCGAGCGGCGCAACAAGTACCCCGGTATGCACATTTACCACTACGCCGCCTACGAGAAGACCGCCCTGCGCAACTTGTCCCTGACGCATGTGGTGGGAGAAGCCGCCGTCGACGACCTCCTGCGCCAGGGTGTCCTGGTGGACCTCTACGACACCGTCCGGCACAGCATCCGGATCTCAGAAAACTCTTACAGCATCAAGAAGCTTGAGCCTCTCTATATGGGGCAGCACCTGCGCTCAGGTGACGTGACCGACGCCGGCGCCTCCGTTGTTGCCTACGCCGATTACTGCACGGCCCGGGACAACGGGAACACGGGGGAAGCATCCGTGATCCTCGAAGGCATCCGCGACTACAACGAGTACGACTGCCTGTCGACGCTGGAACTCCGCAACTGGCTGCTTGCCCGTGCTGCCGAGCGCTCCATCCAGCCGGGCGGTGAAGCGGAGCACGCTCCTGCAACAGATACGGAACCGGAGAAGTACCAGGCGGCACCGGAAGAAAGCGCACTGTTCGACTACCTTGCGGATCTGTCCGAGGAGGAAAAGAGCACCTCGGATTCACGTGCCCTCGGCATTGTGGCCGCCGGAGTGGGATATCACCGCCGCGAGGACAAACAACACTGGTGGGGGCACTTCGACCGCCTCGAAAAGCCAACATCTCAATGGCCCGACGAGCGCGACCTCTTCATCGTCAACCATGCTGAACTGCTGCAGGACTGGGCCAAACCCACCCCCCGGAGCAACCCAGTGAGGATCGTGAAACTCTTCGGCCGGTCCGGGGACGGCGCAGGACTGGAACCGGGCAAGAAGTACTTCCGCATGTACGGCTCTCCCCTGCCGGAATCGCTGCAGGGAAAAGAGTCCACTGTGCTTGGCCGTGCAGGCTGGAACAGTACCTTGGTCACCGCGACGGGGGACGAGGACGACTTCGAAACGGTCACCATCGCAGAGGGCCTTCGCAAGGACTCCACAGCGTTCAGCCAATGGCCCATGGCCTTGACTCCGGATCCACCCATTGCCACCAACGGCCAACGCGCAGCCCTCGCTGCGCTGGCCACCAAGCTCAAGGGTGCGCTTCCCGAGTGGCCGCAGGACCCCGCGCTGGATCTGGTGCGAAGGAAGCCGCCGAAGCTTCGCAGCCTTGCAGCCCTTCCTCCCGTTGAGCCTGGGCCTGACGGGTACATCGACGCCATCACCGCAGCCATCACTGACTTGGACCACTCCTATCTGGCTGTGCAAGGTCCGCCAGGGAGCGGAAAGACCCACGTGGGTGCCCACGTGTTGGCCCGGCTTGGCGCTGCAGGCTGGAAGGTGGGCGTGGTGGCCCAGTCCCATGCCGTAGTGGAGAACATGCTCTGCGCCGCAGTGCACAAGGCCGGAGTGGATCCCCGGCGGGTGGCCAAGGAAGTCAAACACGATGACCCCGTGCCCTGGACCCAGTGTGGCAAAGGTGACGTGGAAGAACTCTTGTCCAAGCCCGGCGGGGCCCTCATTGGCGGCACAGCCTGGACCATGGTGGGCAGTTCGGTTCCGGCGGGATCTCTGGATCTCCTGGTCATTGACGAAGCGGGGCAGTTCTCGCTCGCCAACACCATGGCCGTGAGCCGTGCAACCAAGCGCCTTCTGCTGCTGGGCGATCCACAACAGCTGCCTCAGGTCACCCAAGGCAAGCACCCTGAGCCAGTTGATGAATCAGCTCTGGGCTGGCTGTCAGATGGTTACAACACCTTGCCGCCCGAGCTGGGCTACTTCCTGGCATTGTCGTGGCGCATGCATCCAGAACTCTGCAGCGCCGTTTCGGAGCTCTCCTACGACAACCGGCTTGAATCGGCATCCGCAGCGAAGGAACGCCATTTGGAGGGTGCCGCACCCGGTATCTCCTGCGTTTACGTTCCGCATACCGGTAACTCCACGACCTCATCCGAGGAAGCAGCGGAGGTGGTCCGGCAGGTTCAGGCCCACCTCGGCCTGACATGGATCGATCCCTCCAAGTCAGCTGCATCACAGTCCGCCGAAACACAGTCCGCGGAAAAACAGCCGGCCGAAGGTCGGCCCTTGGAGGAAACAGACATCCTGGTGGTGGCCGCGTACAACGCCCAGGTGCAGTTGATCAAGCACCATCTCCGGGACGCAGGATTGAGCAAGGTCCGGGTGGGAACAGTGGATAAGTTCCAAGGCCAGGAAGCCCCGGTGGTCATTGTTTCCATGGCCGCGTCGGCAGCAGGCGAAGTCCCCCGCGGCATGGAGTTCCTGCTCTCCCGGAACCGGATCAATGTGGCGGTGTCGCGCGGCCAGTGGCGTGCCGTCGTCGTGCGTTCGCCCGAGCTGACCAACTACTTGCCGACGCATCCCGAGGGACTGGAGAATCTTGGCGGGTTCGTGGCCCTCTGCCAGCGTTCCAGCGAACCCAACTAG
- a CDS encoding GNAT family N-acetyltransferase has protein sequence MNQDFDVRPMTPADWPAVQRIFKEGIETGHATFEEKAPDWESFNTSRLQAHRLVAETAGQGVLGWAAVSAVSSRPVYAGVVEHSVYVAAEARGLGLGKALLQALIDSTERGGVWTIQSSVFPENRSSLRLHEAAGFRVIGHRSRIALMTHGPAAGQWRDTLLLERRSPAT, from the coding sequence ATGAACCAGGATTTTGACGTCCGCCCCATGACCCCGGCCGACTGGCCCGCAGTGCAGCGGATCTTCAAGGAAGGTATCGAGACAGGGCATGCGACCTTCGAAGAGAAGGCCCCCGATTGGGAATCCTTCAACACCTCCAGGCTGCAGGCGCACCGCCTCGTCGCCGAAACGGCCGGGCAGGGCGTCCTGGGCTGGGCCGCCGTTTCCGCGGTATCGTCCAGGCCTGTCTACGCGGGCGTGGTAGAACACTCCGTATATGTTGCCGCCGAAGCCCGCGGCCTGGGGCTCGGCAAAGCTCTTTTACAAGCCCTCATCGATTCCACCGAGCGCGGCGGGGTGTGGACGATCCAATCCAGCGTTTTCCCGGAGAATCGGTCCAGCCTACGGCTCCACGAAGCGGCCGGTTTCCGGGTCATCGGACACAGGAGCCGCATCGCCCTTATGACCCACGGACCAGCGGCCGGCCAGTGGCGCGACACGCTTCTGCTCGAACGCCGTTCACCGGCCACGTGA
- a CDS encoding ArsR/SmtB family transcription factor, giving the protein MTSLPLLEPDMQTTCCPPAAPALDAEEAQRRAVVFKALADPNRLRLLSIVKAADGGESCVCDLTEPLDLGQPTVSHHLKILVEAGLLHREKRGTWAYYSLIPGALDDVAGILLAL; this is encoded by the coding sequence ATGACCTCGCTGCCCCTGCTTGAACCGGACATGCAGACCACCTGCTGCCCGCCGGCTGCCCCTGCCCTTGATGCTGAGGAAGCTCAGCGGCGGGCCGTGGTATTCAAGGCGCTGGCGGATCCCAACCGGCTGCGGCTGCTCTCCATCGTCAAGGCTGCCGACGGCGGTGAGTCTTGCGTCTGTGACCTCACCGAACCGTTGGATCTGGGCCAGCCCACTGTCTCCCACCATCTGAAGATCCTGGTCGAGGCCGGTCTGTTGCACCGCGAAAAGCGCGGCACCTGGGCGTATTACTCGCTGATCCCCGGAGCCCTGGACGACGTTGCCGGGATCCTCTTAGCCCTATGA
- a CDS encoding aquaporin — MTSLQPPLWRRAIAEFLGTALLVAIVVGSGIAAAQLSPNDVGLQLLQNSTATVLGLTVLILLFGPVSGAHFNPMVSLADWFLGRRSGSGLSLPDLGLYVLAQIAGAIGGSVLANAMFEVGTSISTKERATAGHLLAEVVATAGLVLLIFSLAATKRGALAAPAVGAYIGAAYWFTSSTSFANPAVTIGRIFSDTLAGIAPGSVPPFIAVQLLGAAVGVGLLILLFPHAGRAADDVIIPHSAEAARK; from the coding sequence ATGACTTCACTCCAGCCGCCGCTGTGGCGCCGTGCCATCGCCGAGTTCCTCGGCACTGCTTTGCTCGTTGCCATCGTCGTTGGTTCCGGGATCGCCGCAGCCCAACTCTCACCCAATGACGTGGGTCTGCAGTTGCTGCAGAACAGCACGGCCACGGTGCTCGGGCTGACGGTATTGATTCTGCTGTTCGGGCCGGTCAGCGGCGCCCATTTCAACCCCATGGTGTCCCTGGCCGACTGGTTCCTTGGACGGCGCAGCGGATCCGGCCTGTCCTTGCCGGACCTCGGCCTCTACGTCCTTGCCCAAATAGCCGGCGCCATCGGCGGCAGCGTGCTCGCCAACGCGATGTTCGAAGTCGGCACCTCCATCTCCACCAAGGAGCGGGCGACCGCGGGTCATCTCCTGGCCGAGGTGGTCGCGACCGCCGGCCTGGTCCTGCTGATCTTCTCCCTTGCAGCCACCAAGCGCGGCGCCTTGGCAGCCCCGGCCGTAGGTGCCTATATCGGCGCGGCGTATTGGTTCACGTCCTCGACGTCGTTCGCGAACCCAGCCGTGACCATTGGCCGTATCTTCAGCGACACCTTAGCCGGCATTGCACCGGGTTCCGTCCCACCGTTCATCGCCGTCCAACTCCTCGGCGCAGCTGTTGGTGTTGGACTCCTGATCCTGCTCTTCCCGCATGCCGGCCGGGCCGCCGACGACGTCATCATCCCGCACTCCGCCGAAGCAGCCAGAAAATAG
- a CDS encoding arsenate reductase/protein-tyrosine-phosphatase family protein: MNIEAAQTFRARVARHAALGDPARLRIMDLLTLGDFSPSELQSELGMPANLLSHHLRTLEEAGLATRRRSEADKRRSYLRLAAGALDGLAPGAAHAATRVLFVCTRNSARSQLATALWRQVSDIPAASAGTHPANRIARGAIEAARRHGLDLPDIAPRTLEEVADGADLVVTVCDNAHEELTGLGGIHWSVPDPLRLDTAAAFDQAFDDITHRITELAPRITAA; encoded by the coding sequence ATGAATATTGAAGCAGCCCAAACATTCCGGGCACGGGTAGCCAGGCACGCGGCCCTTGGGGATCCGGCGCGCCTGCGCATCATGGACCTGCTGACTCTGGGCGACTTCTCCCCATCGGAACTGCAGTCCGAACTGGGCATGCCCGCCAACTTGCTCTCCCACCATCTCCGCACACTGGAGGAAGCCGGGCTGGCAACCCGTCGCCGATCCGAAGCCGACAAGCGCCGCAGCTACCTCCGCCTCGCCGCCGGCGCCCTGGACGGACTCGCCCCCGGAGCAGCACATGCGGCAACCCGCGTCTTGTTCGTCTGCACCCGCAACAGTGCCCGCTCCCAACTGGCCACAGCCCTCTGGCGCCAGGTCAGCGACATCCCCGCCGCCTCGGCCGGAACCCACCCCGCCAACCGCATCGCCCGCGGAGCCATCGAGGCCGCCCGCCGCCACGGACTGGACCTGCCGGACATTGCCCCGCGCACCCTGGAGGAGGTTGCGGACGGGGCCGACCTGGTGGTGACCGTCTGCGACAACGCCCACGAAGAACTGACCGGACTGGGTGGAATCCACTGGTCCGTGCCCGATCCCCTCCGCCTGGACACCGCTGCTGCCTTCGACCAAGCCTTCGATGACATCACCCACCGCATCACCGAGCTCGCACCCCGCATCACCGCCGCCTAA